The following proteins are encoded in a genomic region of Salinicoccus sp. RF5:
- a CDS encoding DUF1850 domain-containing protein codes for MGILAVGAAILLYILRPEYLLVSDMETGEVLYSTTVEEGERFSVDYIHSVERSPVTEVFEVRNTDIYTMESHTESFGAGMPYEGEEVEMKDGKFVIKNINRRVHGGTLRVRPSAVFPHHVRIGGEEITISDLPYKGRNLEIEVVRTYFRR; via the coding sequence TCCGGAATATTTGTTGGTTTCCGATATGGAGACAGGTGAAGTGCTATATTCCACCACTGTAGAAGAGGGTGAACGGTTCTCTGTAGACTACATACATTCAGTGGAGCGTTCCCCTGTGACTGAGGTGTTTGAAGTCAGGAATACCGATATCTATACGATGGAGAGTCACACAGAATCTTTTGGGGCGGGGATGCCCTACGAGGGTGAGGAAGTTGAAATGAAGGACGGAAAATTCGTCATCAAAAATATCAATAGACGTGTGCATGGCGGAACGCTCAGAGTAAGGCCATCTGCAGTGTTTCCGCACCATGTCCGGATTGGTGGCGAGGAGATAACTATTTCGGACCTACCGTATAAGGGTAGGAATCTGGAGATCGAAGTGGTCCGGACTTACTTTAGGAGGTGA
- a CDS encoding TRAP transporter fused permease subunit, producing the protein MEDRDQKKLIQELEGSDRDLGRKTAMMVSAIGVALAMFHMYVAGFGLPGIGSRTFLVIHLMLGMVLVFLIFPIKKGLNQRTIPWYDLLLAIISFGMGVYLIQRQDAQEIMSARPTEIDLLIGTLFILFVIEATRRVVGLPLVIIAVIFMGYFFLGEFMPGDFYHNRGDFSRFVYEIVYRSNGIFGTPIYASAQFVFIFILFGAILESTGAGKMFIDLAIRGFGKFKGGPAKASVVASGMMGSISGSSTANAVTTGTFTIPLMKKVGFPPHVAGGVEVAASSSGQFLPPVMGAAAFIMVEFTGIPYYEIIKSAFIPALLAYVGILFMVHFEASKHGISGMEKSEMKSARKLIMTQGYMLVPILILLYYLVIERASVNASAFYSILAMIVIALFTYRFKERLGRAILYAAILLAATFAMQYLIGYLNQGLVALNDVFGTRVFNNQTIRWRDSIFTMVLGGIIVALLFGLFQRSMKQEKVKSEYGFKELMEGFDTASRNALSIIVACATAGILIGVITTSGLSTKFTRIVIEFSDTIEGWLPNFMITDNTQIYIALVLTVFACLLLGLGLPTTATYVVLAAVIAPVLTDLGLPVIVAHLFVLYYGVLADDTPPINLPAYATAGIANAGPIRTGVQGFKYDSAALLLPFMFAINPTILLITDATALEMTWAVITAAIGMATFASFIQNYMFTPYNIIERVAAVATALLFIQSDFVTDGIAIGLFVLLVLFQLYKRRKNKRATQTA; encoded by the coding sequence GTGGAGGATAGGGATCAAAAGAAATTAATACAGGAACTGGAGGGCAGTGACCGGGACCTAGGAAGGAAGACGGCGATGATGGTAAGCGCAATCGGCGTCGCGCTCGCCATGTTCCATATGTATGTTGCAGGTTTCGGTCTGCCAGGCATCGGCTCGCGCACTTTTCTGGTCATCCACCTGATGCTGGGGATGGTGTTGGTGTTCCTGATCTTTCCAATCAAGAAGGGACTCAACCAACGTACGATTCCATGGTACGATCTGTTGCTGGCCATCATTTCATTCGGTATGGGTGTATATCTGATACAAAGGCAGGACGCTCAGGAAATCATGTCTGCCAGACCAACAGAAATCGACTTGCTTATCGGGACGTTGTTCATACTGTTCGTCATTGAAGCTACGAGACGGGTAGTGGGTCTGCCACTCGTCATCATTGCTGTGATATTCATGGGGTATTTCTTCCTCGGCGAATTCATGCCTGGTGATTTCTACCATAACCGTGGGGACTTCTCCCGTTTCGTCTACGAAATCGTCTATCGGAGCAACGGCATATTCGGCACGCCGATCTATGCATCCGCCCAATTCGTTTTCATTTTCATATTATTCGGGGCCATACTGGAGTCGACCGGAGCCGGCAAGATGTTCATCGACCTCGCGATACGCGGTTTCGGAAAATTTAAAGGCGGACCTGCTAAAGCAAGCGTCGTGGCAAGCGGTATGATGGGGAGCATCTCCGGCAGTTCAACTGCGAATGCAGTGACGACGGGTACATTTACCATCCCCCTGATGAAAAAAGTAGGCTTCCCCCCTCATGTTGCGGGTGGTGTCGAAGTTGCCGCCTCCTCAAGTGGACAGTTCCTGCCGCCGGTCATGGGTGCAGCGGCTTTCATCATGGTGGAATTTACAGGCATCCCCTATTATGAAATCATCAAAAGTGCATTCATCCCTGCGCTGCTTGCATATGTGGGGATACTGTTCATGGTGCACTTCGAAGCAAGTAAGCACGGCATTTCCGGTATGGAAAAGTCGGAGATGAAGTCAGCGCGCAAGCTGATCATGACCCAAGGGTACATGCTGGTGCCGATACTGATACTACTCTACTATCTTGTGATCGAGCGGGCCTCAGTCAATGCGTCTGCATTCTATTCCATTCTGGCAATGATAGTCATTGCACTTTTCACCTACCGATTCAAGGAGCGGCTGGGAAGAGCGATTTTATACGCGGCAATCCTGCTTGCGGCGACATTTGCAATGCAATATCTGATTGGATACCTCAACCAGGGCCTTGTAGCGCTGAATGATGTATTCGGAACACGGGTCTTCAACAACCAGACCATCAGGTGGAGGGATTCGATCTTCACGATGGTGCTGGGCGGCATCATCGTCGCCCTGCTGTTTGGGCTTTTCCAGCGCTCCATGAAGCAGGAAAAGGTGAAGTCTGAATATGGTTTTAAAGAGCTGATGGAGGGATTCGATACTGCATCACGGAATGCGCTCAGCATCATCGTCGCCTGTGCGACGGCAGGCATACTGATCGGTGTCATCACAACGAGTGGCCTGTCCACGAAGTTCACACGCATCGTCATCGAGTTTTCCGATACGATCGAAGGCTGGCTGCCGAATTTCATGATTACAGATAATACACAGATATACATTGCATTGGTGCTTACCGTGTTTGCCTGTCTGCTGCTTGGTCTGGGGCTGCCGACGACTGCAACCTATGTCGTGCTGGCCGCAGTCATTGCGCCGGTCCTTACTGACCTTGGCCTGCCGGTCATCGTCGCGCACCTGTTCGTCCTCTACTATGGGGTTCTGGCAGATGATACCCCACCAATCAACCTGCCGGCATACGCCACGGCAGGGATCGCCAATGCAGGGCCGATACGGACTGGAGTCCAGGGCTTCAAGTACGACTCGGCCGCCCTGCTCCTGCCCTTCATGTTCGCAATCAATCCGACCATACTGCTGATCACTGATGCCACTGCTCTTGAAATGACATGGGCAGTCATCACGGCTGCGATCGGCATGGCGACATTTGCCTCATTCATCCAGAACTACATGTTCACCCCCTACAACATCATTGAAAGGGTGGCTGCAGTGGCCACGGCCCTGCTCTTCATCCAGAGTGACTTCGTTACGGACGGCATTGCAATTGGACTGTTTGTATTGCTGGTGCTGTTCCAGCTCTATAAAAGAAGGAAAAACAAACGTGCAACACAGACGGCTTGA